The Sphaerospermopsis torques-reginae ITEP-024 genome has a window encoding:
- a CDS encoding tetratricopeptide repeat protein, whose translation MLLPTTIRGRVYDEQKKWELALADYNQALKINPDYAVAYNNRGFLYKDQKKWELALADYNQAIKINPDYAAAYNNRGILYREQKKWELALADFNQAININPDYANAYMGRGLVYRDQKKWELALADYNQALKLNPDDALAYNNRGLLYYEQKKWELALARL comes from the coding sequence ATGCTGTTGCCTACTACAATTCGCGGTCGTGTTTACGATGAGCAGAAAAAATGGGAATTAGCACTGGCAGATTATAACCAAGCTCTCAAAATTAATCCTGATTATGCTGTTGCCTACAACAATCGCGGTTTTCTTTACAAAGACCAGAAAAAATGGGAATTAGCACTGGCAGATTATAACCAAGCTATCAAAATTAATCCTGATTATGCTGCTGCCTACAACAATCGCGGTATTCTTTACAGAGAGCAGAAAAAATGGGAATTAGCACTGGCTGATTTTAACCAAGCTATCAATATTAATCCTGATTATGCTAATGCTTACATGGGTCGCGGTCTTGTTTACCGTGACCAGAAAAAATGGGAATTAGCACTGGCAGATTATAACCAAGCTCTCAAACTTAATCCTGATGATGCTCTGGCTTACAACAATCGCGGACTTCTTTACTATGAGCAGAAAAAATGGGAATTAGCACTGGCTAGATTATAA
- a CDS encoding tetratricopeptide repeat protein produces MNPDYAVAYYNRGLVYYQLGDKQKAIENLQQAAQLFLVQGNIAFYQQIMDFLKQL; encoded by the coding sequence ATTAATCCTGATTATGCTGTTGCCTACTACAATCGCGGTCTTGTTTATTATCAACTTGGTGACAAACAAAAGGCAATTGAAAATCTCCAACAAGCAGCACAATTATTCCTGGTTCAAGGAAATATTGCTTTTTATCAACAAATTATGGATTTCTTAAAGCAGTTGTAG
- a CDS encoding tetratricopeptide repeat protein produces the protein MSTLKLPVTCLSLTISSLIIFGGNFSQAEASPTQAIQISNNWLLEGKIKVNQQDYQGAILDFTQAINRNQQNAEAYYQRGLIYARYAQGKPLNPDGTVPGCRKKDDYIIICPVEVKDKIQEYKQKAIADFTQAITINPQYAVAYHQRGLIQEENEQKIADFQIANTLYLQKSLASLKAKKFSELTQLLKIIDKLQSEINSLNRIVDLRDPELQYPVNSSTVSPDSIEELNNQAYAALNKGDVQTAIQKFKTLAIKLQENKEYKRYQQIQLIIIELEKIRS, from the coding sequence ATGTCTACCTTAAAATTACCCGTCACTTGTCTAAGTTTAACAATCAGTTCCCTGATAATATTTGGAGGGAATTTTTCCCAAGCTGAAGCTTCTCCAACTCAAGCAATACAAATATCAAACAACTGGCTTTTAGAAGGTAAAATCAAGGTAAATCAACAAGATTATCAAGGGGCAATATTAGATTTTACACAAGCTATTAATCGTAATCAGCAAAATGCAGAAGCATATTATCAACGGGGTTTAATTTATGCTAGATATGCCCAAGGAAAGCCTTTAAATCCTGATGGAACTGTACCGGGTTGTAGGAAAAAAGATGATTATATAATTATTTGTCCAGTAGAAGTAAAAGATAAAATTCAAGAATATAAACAGAAAGCTATTGCAGATTTTACTCAAGCAATTACAATTAACCCCCAATATGCAGTAGCTTATCATCAGCGCGGGTTAATACAAGAAGAGAACGAACAGAAAATAGCAGATTTCCAAATAGCAAACACGCTTTATTTACAAAAAAGTTTGGCTTCTTTAAAAGCAAAGAAATTTTCAGAATTAACACAGTTGTTAAAGATTATTGATAAGTTACAGTCTGAAATAAACTCTTTGAATAGAATAGTGGATTTACGAGATCCAGAACTACAATATCCTGTAAATTCTTCAACTGTTTCTCCTGATTCCATTGAAGAATTAAATAATCAAGCCTATGCAGCGTTGAATAAAGGAGATGTGCAGACAGCAATCCAGAAGTTCAAAACATTAGCTATTAAACTGCAAGAAAACAAGGAATATAAAAGATATCAGCAAATACAGCTAATTATTATAGAACTTGAGAAAATTCGTAGTTAG
- a CDS encoding tetratricopeptide repeat protein encodes MFLKGNTTASQWIERGNQLWRLRRYQEAIEAFDRAINLKPKFIHLAYYGKGLALGGKKKYQEAVVALQQAVKSQPDFVAAWSRLSAVYINLQQPKEALAAINKAIELQPNNPNLYNEKWGALYNLKRYAEAEVAINAAIKLSPRSAFYNNRGNVYKEQKKWELALADYNQAIKINPDLALAYSNRGLVYYEQKKWELALADFNQAININPDLALAYMGRGLVYYEQKKWELALADFNQAININPDLALAYMGRGLVYGEQKKWELALADYNQAIKINPDLALAYMGRGLVYGKQKKWELALADFNQAININPDLALAYMGRSLVYVQQQKWELALADYNQALKINPDLALAYMGRSLVYVQQQKWELALADYNQALKINPDYADVYYNRGNLYRQQQKWELALADYNQAIKINPDYAVAYYNSRSCLR; translated from the coding sequence ATGTTTCTCAAAGGAAATACCACCGCCAGTCAATGGATAGAAAGAGGAAATCAACTGTGGCGTTTACGTCGTTATCAAGAAGCTATAGAGGCTTTTGATAGAGCAATTAATCTGAAACCAAAGTTTATTCATTTAGCGTATTATGGTAAGGGTTTAGCTTTAGGTGGTAAGAAAAAATATCAAGAAGCGGTAGTGGCATTGCAACAAGCAGTGAAAAGTCAACCTGATTTTGTTGCTGCTTGGAGTCGGCTAAGTGCAGTCTATATAAACTTACAGCAACCAAAGGAAGCCTTAGCAGCAATCAATAAAGCCATTGAACTTCAACCAAATAATCCTAATTTGTATAATGAGAAATGGGGTGCATTATATAATTTAAAAAGGTATGCAGAAGCAGAGGTAGCGATAAATGCAGCGATTAAACTCAGCCCCCGTTCGGCATTTTACAACAATCGCGGTAATGTTTACAAAGAGCAGAAAAAATGGGAATTAGCACTGGCAGATTATAACCAAGCTATCAAAATTAATCCTGATTTAGCTCTGGCTTACAGCAATCGCGGTCTTGTTTACTATGAGCAGAAAAAATGGGAATTAGCACTAGCAGATTTTAACCAAGCTATCAATATTAATCCTGATTTAGCTCTGGCTTACATGGGTCGAGGTCTTGTTTACTATGAGCAGAAAAAATGGGAATTAGCACTAGCAGATTTTAACCAAGCTATCAATATTAATCCTGATTTAGCTCTGGCTTACATGGGTCGAGGTCTTGTTTACGGTGAGCAGAAAAAATGGGAATTAGCACTGGCAGATTATAACCAAGCTATCAAAATTAATCCTGATTTAGCTCTGGCTTACATGGGTCGAGGTCTTGTTTACGGTAAGCAGAAAAAATGGGAATTAGCACTAGCAGATTTTAACCAAGCTATCAATATTAATCCTGATTTAGCTCTGGCTTACATGGGTCGCAGTCTTGTTTACGTTCAGCAGCAAAAATGGGAATTAGCACTGGCTGATTATAACCAAGCTCTCAAAATTAATCCTGATTTAGCTCTGGCTTACATGGGTCGCAGTCTTGTTTACGTTCAGCAGCAAAAATGGGAATTAGCACTGGCTGATTATAACCAAGCTCTCAAAATTAATCCTGATTATGCTGATGTTTACTACAATCGCGGTAATCTTTACCGTCAGCAGCAAAAATGGGAATTAGCACTGGCTGATTATAACCAAGCTATCAAAATTAATCCTGATTATGCTGTTGCCTACTACAATTCGCGGTCGTGTTTACGATGA